In Tubulanus polymorphus chromosome 8, tnTubPoly1.2, whole genome shotgun sequence, one genomic interval encodes:
- the LOC141910007 gene encoding uncharacterized protein LOC141910007, with translation MEVEEDDDSGDDVEFEVGAAAAAGGGGGSRAGATRYSFYAQQISLAEFEEEGRVLTKAAVAELMQTEQYQKMVNTCSSCHACWLYQQITADCRECGGFAIQRPCPVCDGRCMQTWTRDPKMTHSFQKAHWNGKCALPHEQQMALLFQKCVESDEDTIVNGMEDLHTS, from the exons ATGGAGGTGGAAGAAGATG ATGATTCCGGGGATGATGTGGAATTCGAGGTCGGTGCTGCAGCGGCGGCGGGAGGCGGCGGCGGAAGCCGGGCGGGCGCGACGCGGTATTCGTTTTACGCCCAGCAGATTTCGCTCGCCGAATTCGAGGAGGAAGGCCGAGTTTTAACGAAGGCGGCCGTCGCCGAACTTATGCAAACGGAACAATATCAGAAAATGGTCAATACCTGTTCCAG TTGCCACGCGTGTTGGTTGTATCAACAGATAACTGCTGATTGCAGAGAATGCGGAGGTTTCGCCATTCAGAGACCCTGTCCCGTCTGTGATGGTCGATGTATGCAAACTTGGACGCGAGATCCGAAAATG ACCCATTCATTCCAGAAAGCTCATTGGAACGGCAAGTGCGCTTTGCCTCACGAACAACAGATGGCGCTGCTGTTCCAGAAGTGCGTCGAGTCCGACGAGGACACGATCGTCAACGGAATGGAGGATTTGCACACCAGTTAG
- the LOC141909630 gene encoding translation initiation factor eIF2B subunit delta-like, producing the protein MSNSNQHDHNVVASVKTDASSPPQLQQKNQKTPGAQQQQQNATSGKKQQAKNKKQPKNTQSDQNLNASTKKLSTDGGKTIAPADGSSQGEGQTADTPQKSKAQMKAERRALQEAQRAAKQAKKDGPPAGTPKQQKSEKRVPDLMRADDVDSQKRLAKKLQRQDIPLRQTTQKKVGLFSHLHQYDKAHKITQGLSFASGGIHPAFLKLGVQYAEGVICGSNARCIALLGAIKQYIADYSTPPQKELARDLEAKLKPNISFINQCRPLSVSMGTAIKYIKWHITHTPANMSDTEAKRRLYECLNNFLQEKILLAGEAISKSCIEKIEDGDVILVYGCSSVIKKVLCDASNSGKKFRVIVVDGRPKFEGKEQLRRLVKHGINCSYVLINAASYVMQEATKVFLGAHALLANGYVMSRVGTSQISLVAKSYNVPVIVCCETYKFCERVQTDSFVSNELGDPNDLVDTQRKTNSLSHWKDDANLHLLNLAYDVTPPEFVTMVVTEKGMIPCTSVPVVLRVRQAETLG; encoded by the exons ATGTCGAATAGTAACCAACACGACCACAACGTCGTCGCATCGGTGAAGACGGATGCGTCGTCTCCGCCGCAGCTGCAGCAGAAGAATCAGAAAACGCCCGGggcgcagcagcagcagcagaacgCGACCAGCGGCAAAAAACAGCaagcaaaaaataaaaagcaaCCGAAGAATACTCAATCCGACCAA AATTTGAACGCGTCGACGAAAAAGTTGTCGACAGACGGCGGCAAAACGATAGCGCCAGCAGACGGATCGAGTCAAGGTGAAGGTCAGACGGCGGATACCCCTCAGAAATCAAAGGCCCAGATGAAGGCCGAACGCAGAGCGTTGCAG GAAGCCCAGCGAGCGGCCAAACAAGCCAAGAAAGATGGGCCGCCGGCTG GAACGCCGAAGCAGCAGAAATCGGAGAAGCGAGTTCCCGATCTGATGCGGGCCGACGACGTCGACAGTCAGAAACGTCTCGCGAAAAAACTACAGCGTCAGGACATACCGTTGAGGCAGACGACGCAGAAGAAAGTCGGTCTGTTCAGCCACCTCCATCAGTACGACAAGGCCCATAAAATCACGCAAGGACTATC GTTCGCATCCGGAGGAATTCATCCGGCGTTTTTAAAACTCGGAGTTCAGTACGCGGAGGGCGTTATCTGCGGTTCGAACGCCAGGTGTATAGCATTACTGGGAGCTATCAAACAATACATAGCCGACTACTCGACGCCTCCGCAAAAAGAGCTCGCCAGAGATCTCGAGGCTAAACTCAAACCTAACATCAG TTTTATAAACCAGTGTCGTCCCCTATCGGTCAGTATGGGAACCGCGATCAAGTACATCAAATGGCACATTACTCACACGCCGGCGAATATGTCCGATACGGAG GCTAAACGTCGACTGTACGAGTGTTTGAATAATTTCCTGCAAGAGAAGATTCTGTTGGCCGGAGAAgccatttcaaaatcttgtaTCGAAAAAATAGAGGACGGTGATGTGATACTCGTCTACGGCTG TTCGTCCGTCATCAAGAAGGTTTTGTGCGACGCGTCGAACAGCGGTAAAAAGTTCCGCGTGATCGTCGTCGACGGACGGCCGAAATTCGAAGGCAAGGAACAGCTGCGCAGATTAGTGAAACACGGCATCAACTGTTCATACGTTCTCATCAACGCTGCCTCTTACGTAATGCAAGAA GCCACTAAAGTATTTCTCGGCGCTCACGCGTTATTGGCTAACGGCTACGTGATGTCACGCGTCGGTACGTCGCAGATCTCGCTCGTCGCCAAGTCGTACAACGTTCCGGTGATCGTCTGCTGCGAGACGTATAAATTCTGCGAACGAGTTCAAACCGATTCGTTCGTATCCAATGAATTAG gcgACCCGAACGACCTCGTCGACACGCAGCGGAAAACGAATTCGCTATCGCACTGGAAAGACGACGCCAACCTGCACCTGTTGAACCTGGCGTACGACGTTACGCCGCCCGAGTTCGTCACGATGGTCGTCACGGAGAAAGGAATGATACCGTGCACGTCTGTACCGGTCGTGTTACGCGTGCGACAGGCGGAAACTTTAGGTTAA
- the LOC141909787 gene encoding tRNA-uridine aminocarboxypropyltransferase 1-like, with translation MENRAFPKLKISSCDFLDRIEGRTICASCKKSRKFYCYSCYKPVIDPTSEHGRKIPRVKLPIKIDIIKHPKEVEGKSTAIHAAVLAPDDVNMYTYPSIPDYDFDKVVVIFPSEDAETLEQIVERLEQRSERQVPVEPEDEKTNKSNLADENDDDFKALKRPHASDSDCPSKRIKLHPRQAPFERVVFIDSTWYQSSKIFNDERLKRLRCIKMDEHNTKFWRSQKDPMPDSYLATIEAIYYFVREFHDQFVAVAAETADGRELAPYDHRYDDLLFYFEYFYQRMSTLHNNGRKIRAFERRENNRRSKNANETDS, from the exons ATGGAGAATAGAGCTTTCCCAAAACTAAAAATCAGCTCGTGCGATTTCCTCGATCGGATAGAGGGCAGAACGATCTGCGCTTCGTGTAAAAAATCTCGTAAATTCTACTGTTACAGCTGTTATAAACCGGTAATAGACCCGACCAGTGAACACGGTCGCAAAATACCCCGAGTGAAG ttgcCGATTAAAATCGACATCATCAAACATCCTAAAGAAGTTGAAGGTAAGAGCACGGCTATCCATGCGGCGGTGCTCGCGCCCGATGATGTCAACATGTATACATATCCTTCTATTCCCGATTACGACTTCGACAAG GTGGTCGTAATTTTTCCGAGCGAGGACGCCGAAACTTTGGAGCAAATAGTCGAACGCCTGGAGCAGCGGTCGGAGCGACAAGTTCCCGTCGAACCGGAGGACGAGAAGACGAATAAATCGAATCTCGCCGATGAAAACGACGACGATTTCAAAGCGTTGAAGCGGCCGCACGCCTCGGATTCCGACTGTCCGTCGAAACGTATTAAACTGCACCCCCGACAAGCTCCGTTCGAACGGGTCGTGTTCATCGATTCAACCTGGTATCAAtcgtcaaaaatattcaacgaCGAACGATTAAAAc GTTTACGCTGCATCAAAATGGACGAGCACAACACGAAATTCTGGCGAAGTCAGAAAGATCCGATGCCCGACTCGTACCTGGCGACGATCGAAGCTATCTATTATTTCGTGCGCGAGTTCCACGATCAGTTCGTCGCCGTCGCCGCGGAAACGGCAGACGGACGCGAGCTGGCGCCGTACGACCATCGCTACGACGACCTGCTGTTTTATTTCGAGTACTTCTATCAGCGAATGTCGACGCTGCACAACAACGGACGCAAAATTCGCGCTTTCGAACGACGCGAAAATAACCGACGATCGAAAAACGCGAACGAAACCGATTCGTGA